The Parafrankia discariae genome window below encodes:
- a CDS encoding sugar phosphate isomerase/epimerase family protein, giving the protein MSPHPRVSVSGLCFPELSALDTLEAVAALGVTNASLTGAKVRAAGAEAVAAASRRHGVRVVTTTAALGLDLRSGAGAVAAQLREARVDVDNAAAVGAGTVYGLTGPRPGADWDAGAAAYADAVTELVEHAAGRGVTLAVEPANWLYADLTFVHSFRDALRLARRAGMGVCLDLFHVWTEGGLRAEIAANADAVVHVQLSDMVLGDRTLPCRAVPGDGDVPLASLVGWLLEAGYQGVFDCELSGPRIDALGTRPAAARAVTWLTDLLTDLGA; this is encoded by the coding sequence GTGAGTCCGCACCCGCGGGTGTCGGTGAGCGGCCTGTGCTTCCCGGAGCTGTCCGCGCTCGACACCCTGGAGGCCGTCGCGGCGCTCGGGGTCACGAACGCCTCGCTGACCGGGGCGAAAGTACGCGCGGCCGGCGCCGAGGCCGTCGCCGCGGCGAGCCGCCGGCACGGCGTGCGCGTGGTGACCACGACGGCGGCGCTGGGCCTTGATCTGCGGTCCGGCGCCGGGGCCGTCGCCGCACAGCTGCGCGAGGCGCGGGTGGACGTCGACAACGCCGCCGCCGTCGGGGCGGGCACGGTGTACGGGCTGACCGGACCCCGTCCGGGCGCGGACTGGGACGCGGGGGCCGCGGCCTACGCGGATGCCGTCACCGAACTCGTCGAGCACGCCGCCGGGCGCGGGGTGACCCTCGCGGTCGAGCCGGCGAACTGGCTGTACGCCGACCTCACGTTCGTCCATTCGTTCCGCGACGCGCTGCGGCTCGCCCGCCGGGCCGGGATGGGCGTGTGCCTGGACCTGTTCCACGTCTGGACCGAAGGCGGACTGCGGGCGGAGATCGCCGCGAACGCCGACGCCGTCGTGCATGTGCAGCTCAGCGACATGGTCCTCGGCGACCGGACGCTGCCCTGCCGGGCCGTGCCCGGCGACGGCGACGTACCTCTGGCGAGCCTCGTGGGCTGGCTGCTCGAGGCCGGCTACCAGGGCGTCTTCGACTGCGAGCTGAGCGGGCCGCGGATCGACGCCCTCGGGACCCGGCCGGCGGCGGCCCGGGCGGTCACGTGGCTGACCGACCTGCTCACCGACCTCGGCGCCTGA
- a CDS encoding LLM class flavin-dependent oxidoreductase, producing MPWRGAEAARAAEQAGMTAFCSGEFVDHEAYASLTEMALGTERALVGPAIAYAFARTPYAHAAGIRSAWAHAPGRVFLGLGSGAYRINRDWFGVEADRPVARMADLVGAIRAWLHAENGQPVTYDGEFYRVNASVGAPVLGRIDAPILLAGFNRLMAASAARVADGVVGHGLFTRTWWEDVVRPAMARGAADAARDTPALEHGWVITAIDDDDPGRAVTDARRMIAFYLTVKTYDAYVAHHGWVPQVEAIRAAFARRDSDAMAAAVTDDMVEQIAICGTTADGRAALARRGDSLPRDVAYLAPPSYLVSGRRGRRYALASLGLLDGATSPPGPALVESSPVESLSAQR from the coding sequence ATGCCGTGGCGCGGGGCGGAGGCCGCGCGGGCCGCCGAGCAGGCCGGCATGACGGCGTTCTGCAGCGGCGAGTTCGTGGACCACGAGGCCTACGCGTCGCTGACCGAGATGGCGCTCGGCACCGAGCGGGCGCTGGTCGGCCCGGCCATCGCGTACGCGTTCGCGCGCACGCCGTACGCCCACGCGGCGGGGATCCGCAGCGCGTGGGCGCACGCTCCCGGGCGGGTGTTCCTCGGTCTCGGCTCGGGGGCCTACCGCATCAACCGGGACTGGTTCGGCGTCGAGGCCGACCGCCCGGTGGCGCGGATGGCGGACCTGGTCGGGGCGATCCGGGCGTGGCTGCACGCCGAGAACGGCCAGCCGGTGACCTACGACGGCGAGTTCTACCGGGTCAACGCGTCGGTCGGCGCCCCCGTCCTCGGCCGGATCGACGCCCCGATCCTGCTCGCCGGGTTCAACCGGCTGATGGCGGCGAGCGCCGCGCGGGTGGCCGACGGGGTCGTCGGGCACGGGCTGTTCACCCGTACCTGGTGGGAGGACGTGGTACGGCCGGCGATGGCGCGGGGCGCGGCCGACGCCGCGCGGGACACCCCGGCGCTCGAGCACGGCTGGGTGATCACCGCGATCGACGACGACGACCCCGGGCGCGCGGTCACCGACGCCCGGCGCATGATCGCGTTCTATCTGACCGTCAAGACCTACGACGCGTACGTCGCCCATCACGGCTGGGTCCCGCAGGTCGAGGCGATCCGCGCGGCGTTCGCGCGCCGCGACAGCGACGCCATGGCCGCGGCGGTCACGGACGACATGGTCGAGCAGATCGCGATCTGCGGGACGACGGCCGACGGCCGCGCGGCACTGGCTCGTCGCGGTGACTCGCTGCCGCGCGACGTCGCCTACCTCGCGCCGCCGTCGTACCTGGTCAGCGGGCGCCGAGGCCGGCGCTACGCGCTCGCGAGCCTCGGCCTGCTCGACGGCGCCACGAGCCCGCCCGGGCCCGCACTGGTCGAGTCCTCGCCGGTCGAGTCGTTGTCGGCGCAGCGGTGA
- a CDS encoding acyl-CoA dehydrogenase family protein, whose product MRLETSPDLVEFRAEVRAFIAEHGPGPRRRTGVRAPEPEEMPRLRAWIGRLYAAGYLGQAWPVEYGGRPGARPEYGFIVAEELARARTWGEVGAAALAAGALLGFGSEEQKRRFLPRIRTAEDLWCQLFSEPGAGSDLAALSTRARLDGDHYVVDGQKVWTTNGHHADLGYLLARTSTDGPKQAGVTAFAMDMRSPGVDIRPLREITGTNDFNEVFLDGVRIPVERVIGRVDDGWRVANLSLGHERSGVGARGVELFGQLDDLFALAGQATVGGRPALADGGTRQRLGRLATRVHVADKMSKVVQSRMVNRTEDPADAPLAKVFYSEVNLEAAETGVALQGIGGIGVDEDAPWADGWWQDAFLYARAYTIAGGANEVLKTIVAERALGLPRDKR is encoded by the coding sequence ATGCGCTTGGAGACCAGTCCGGACCTGGTGGAGTTCCGGGCCGAGGTTCGCGCGTTCATCGCCGAGCACGGCCCGGGACCGCGCCGGCGCACGGGGGTCCGCGCGCCCGAACCGGAGGAGATGCCCCGCCTGCGGGCCTGGATCGGCCGGCTCTACGCCGCCGGCTACCTGGGCCAGGCCTGGCCCGTCGAGTACGGCGGCCGGCCGGGGGCCCGCCCGGAGTACGGGTTCATCGTCGCGGAGGAGCTTGCGCGGGCCCGCACCTGGGGCGAGGTCGGCGCCGCGGCGCTCGCGGCCGGAGCCCTGCTCGGGTTCGGCAGCGAGGAGCAGAAGCGGCGCTTCCTGCCGCGGATCCGGACCGCCGAGGACCTGTGGTGCCAGCTGTTCAGCGAGCCGGGCGCGGGCAGCGACCTGGCCGCCCTGTCCACCCGGGCCCGCCTCGATGGTGACCACTACGTGGTCGACGGGCAGAAGGTGTGGACCACGAACGGCCACCACGCCGACCTGGGCTACCTGCTGGCGCGCACGAGCACGGACGGCCCCAAGCAGGCCGGCGTCACGGCGTTCGCGATGGACATGCGCAGCCCGGGCGTCGACATCCGCCCGCTGCGCGAGATCACCGGCACCAACGACTTCAACGAGGTGTTCCTCGACGGCGTGCGGATCCCGGTCGAGCGGGTGATCGGCCGGGTCGACGACGGCTGGCGGGTCGCCAACCTGAGCCTCGGCCACGAGCGCAGCGGCGTGGGCGCCCGCGGGGTCGAGCTGTTCGGCCAGCTCGACGACCTGTTCGCGCTCGCCGGGCAGGCCACCGTCGGCGGCCGGCCCGCGCTGGCGGACGGCGGCACCCGCCAGCGGCTCGGCCGGCTCGCTACCCGCGTCCACGTGGCCGACAAGATGAGCAAGGTGGTGCAGTCGCGCATGGTCAACCGCACCGAGGACCCCGCGGACGCGCCGCTGGCCAAGGTGTTCTACAGCGAGGTCAACCTGGAGGCGGCCGAGACCGGCGTCGCCCTGCAGGGCATCGGCGGCATCGGTGTGGACGAGGACGCCCCCTGGGCGGACGGCTGGTGGCAGGACGCCTTCCTCTACGCCCGCGCCTACACGATCGCGGGCGGCGCGAACGAGGTACTGAAGACGATCGTCGCCGAGCGGGCGCTGGGACTGCCGAGGGACAAGCGTTGA
- a CDS encoding acyl-CoA dehydrogenase family protein: MTMTPAGSDRSDRSAAATAAETTTAPATETTGETATGPSTETDTGPDSDEGFRGRLRDFLVTRHPGRPPKKPDERVAWTRAWLATLFDHGYAGPSWPREFGGMDLSFGRQVIYQEELARARVPGPLGTGLNIAAPTIIRYGTQEQKERWLAPMLRGDRIWVQGYSEPGAGSDLPSLRTTARRQGDEYVVNGQKVWTSHATTADIIFTLVRTGTQQSRQRGISYLIVDTHAPGVQVRPLRDLTGGYLFAEVFFDDVRVPVADRVGAENEGWALARTSLGHERAAGAMNQAALYRRVLTELEQLARERGLLGDAVVRDRFADLEIRVRVMRYNAQRVISDILAKGEPGPTSSVSRLLITEFEQEIHELAVDLLGPAGLLLKTEPGSVQGGRWLQGFLRTRASTIGAGTREIQLNTLAEQVLGLPHDPAMPPR, from the coding sequence GTGACCATGACGCCAGCAGGCTCCGACCGGTCCGACCGGTCCGCCGCCGCAACCGCCGCCGAGACGACCACCGCCCCCGCGACCGAGACCACCGGCGAGACGGCCACCGGCCCGTCGACCGAGACCGACACCGGGCCGGACAGCGACGAGGGGTTCCGCGGCCGGCTGCGAGACTTCCTGGTGACCCGGCATCCCGGGCGCCCGCCGAAGAAGCCGGACGAGCGGGTCGCCTGGACGAGGGCCTGGCTGGCGACCCTGTTCGACCACGGCTACGCCGGCCCCAGCTGGCCGCGCGAGTTCGGCGGGATGGATCTGTCGTTCGGACGGCAGGTGATCTACCAGGAGGAGCTGGCCCGCGCGCGGGTGCCCGGACCGCTCGGCACCGGCCTCAACATCGCCGCCCCGACGATCATCCGGTACGGCACGCAGGAACAGAAGGAACGCTGGCTCGCGCCGATGCTGCGCGGCGACCGGATCTGGGTGCAGGGGTACTCCGAACCCGGCGCCGGCTCGGACCTGCCGAGCCTGCGCACCACCGCCCGCCGGCAGGGCGACGAGTATGTCGTCAACGGCCAGAAGGTCTGGACGTCGCACGCGACGACCGCCGACATCATCTTCACGCTGGTCCGGACCGGGACGCAGCAGAGCCGCCAGCGCGGCATCAGCTACCTGATCGTGGACACGCACGCGCCCGGCGTGCAGGTGCGGCCGCTGCGCGACCTGACCGGCGGGTACCTGTTCGCCGAGGTGTTCTTCGACGATGTCCGGGTGCCGGTCGCCGACCGGGTCGGTGCCGAGAACGAGGGCTGGGCGCTTGCCCGGACGAGCCTCGGGCATGAACGGGCCGCCGGGGCGATGAACCAGGCCGCGCTCTACCGGCGGGTGCTCACCGAGCTCGAGCAGCTCGCGCGGGAACGGGGCCTGCTGGGGGACGCGGTCGTCCGGGACCGGTTCGCGGACCTGGAGATCCGGGTGCGGGTCATGCGGTACAACGCCCAGCGGGTCATCTCCGACATCCTGGCCAAGGGTGAGCCGGGCCCGACGTCGTCGGTGTCCCGGCTGCTGATCACGGAGTTCGAGCAGGAGATCCACGAGCTCGCGGTCGACCTGCTCGGGCCCGCCGGCCTGCTGCTGAAGACCGAGCCCGGGTCGGTGCAGGGTGGGCGCTGGCTGCAGGGATTCCTGCGGACCAGGGCGTCCACGATCGGTGCCGGTACCCGCGAGATCCAGCTCAACACGCTCGCCGAGCAGGTGCTCGGACTTCCGCACGACCCGGCGATGCCGCCGCGCTGA
- a CDS encoding acyl-CoA dehydrogenase family protein — protein sequence MRLSFTAEHEQLRRAVRDFLAERSPAAAVRRLMDSTANRDDDVWTRLAEELGLVGLGLPERYGGSGFGEVEVGIVLEEMGRALFVAPYLSTAVLAGQTLATSEDQEAQQRWLPGIAAGSLTATLAVAGESGSWELTDPATSAEPRGGQWLVSGPKYYVLDGHSADLLLVVARAADGTGVFAVEGADPGVVRARLDSLDPTRDLASVVLREAPAVRVGAGRDATAWLGEVHDRALAALASEQIGGAARCLELAVDYAKVREQFGRPIGSFQAIKHKCAALLVEVESARSAVYHANAALAADDPEGTVAAAVASAYASRAFTLAAKECIQIHGGIGFTWEHDAHLFLRRAKSSELFFGAPRAQRERLADLVGI from the coding sequence ATGAGGCTCAGCTTCACCGCCGAGCACGAGCAGTTGCGGCGGGCCGTGCGCGATTTCCTGGCGGAGCGGTCGCCGGCGGCCGCGGTCCGGCGCCTGATGGACTCGACCGCCAACCGCGACGACGACGTCTGGACCCGGCTGGCCGAGGAGCTCGGCCTGGTGGGCCTCGGCCTGCCCGAGCGGTACGGCGGCTCCGGCTTCGGCGAGGTCGAGGTCGGGATCGTGCTGGAGGAGATGGGCCGGGCGCTGTTCGTGGCCCCCTACCTGAGCACCGCCGTGCTGGCGGGTCAGACCCTGGCGACGTCCGAGGACCAGGAGGCGCAGCAGCGGTGGCTGCCCGGGATCGCGGCCGGCTCGCTGACCGCGACGCTGGCGGTCGCCGGCGAGTCGGGGTCGTGGGAGCTGACCGACCCGGCGACGAGCGCCGAGCCGCGCGGCGGGCAGTGGCTGGTCTCCGGCCCGAAGTACTACGTCCTCGACGGCCACAGCGCCGACCTGCTCCTGGTCGTGGCGCGGGCCGCGGACGGGACAGGGGTGTTCGCGGTCGAGGGGGCGGACCCCGGGGTCGTGCGCGCCCGGCTCGACAGCCTCGACCCCACCCGGGACCTCGCCTCGGTCGTCCTGCGGGAGGCGCCCGCGGTCCGGGTCGGCGCGGGCCGGGACGCGACGGCGTGGCTGGGCGAGGTCCACGACCGGGCACTCGCGGCCCTGGCGTCGGAACAGATCGGCGGCGCGGCGCGGTGTCTCGAGCTCGCCGTCGACTACGCGAAGGTACGGGAGCAGTTCGGCCGGCCGATCGGCTCGTTCCAGGCGATCAAGCACAAGTGCGCCGCCCTGCTCGTCGAGGTCGAGAGCGCCCGCTCGGCGGTCTACCACGCCAACGCCGCACTGGCCGCCGACGACCCGGAGGGGACGGTCGCCGCGGCGGTCGCGTCGGCGTACGCGTCGCGGGCGTTCACCCTCGCCGCCAAGGAGTGCATCCAGATCCACGGCGGCATCGGGTTCACCTGGGAGCACGACGCGCACCTCTTCCTGCGGCGGGCGAAGTCCTCCGAGCTGTTCTTCGGGGCACCGCGGGCGCAGCGCGAGCGGCTCGCGGACCTGGTCGGGATCTGA